The proteins below come from a single Arthrobacter sp. B1I2 genomic window:
- a CDS encoding acyltransferase family protein, giving the protein MRMPTVFSRFSTALIVEAPVTSSIKPSKSMLIPQGLQYFPALDGLRAVAILLVLVHHGLQPLPFAGFLGVDIFFALSGFLITTILLAELNRHHRIRLGLFYWRRAIRLYPALLIAIVAILPFGLLIRGSKHLFEVALAATYLTPVAGQFFGKSGLTWLQTWSLGIEEIFYLVWPFTLIVLFSRRVPAKWIMSLALGIILDGAQVWLASTGQDASYFLRAGGLFLGCSFALWLSQHRDVRVAPSWGYVGVLVLSVGVVVAGVWPAFSSLAYVAAAAGTVAIIASIVAGTRSRFALKSVLSVPPVVYIGKISYELYIWHYPVAILFMLAIGTNQLINVGWYAIPASAVLAVLTHHALLKPAARWKTKFS; this is encoded by the coding sequence ATGCGGATGCCCACAGTCTTTTCGCGGTTTTCGACTGCCCTTATTGTCGAAGCACCGGTGACAAGTTCCATCAAGCCGTCGAAATCAATGCTTATTCCGCAGGGGCTGCAGTATTTTCCTGCCCTTGATGGCCTGCGCGCTGTCGCCATTTTGCTTGTCCTGGTGCACCACGGACTCCAGCCCCTGCCATTCGCGGGATTTCTAGGTGTCGATATCTTCTTTGCCTTGTCCGGGTTCCTCATTACGACAATCCTGCTGGCGGAACTGAACCGTCATCACCGCATCCGGCTGGGTCTCTTTTATTGGCGCAGGGCTATTCGCTTGTACCCTGCCCTGCTGATCGCCATAGTGGCCATCCTTCCCTTCGGCCTACTTATACGGGGGAGCAAGCATCTCTTTGAGGTCGCCTTGGCGGCCACATATCTGACACCAGTGGCAGGCCAATTCTTCGGTAAGTCGGGACTCACCTGGCTTCAAACCTGGAGTCTCGGAATTGAGGAAATCTTTTACCTGGTCTGGCCCTTCACATTGATCGTCCTCTTTTCGCGTCGCGTCCCCGCGAAGTGGATCATGTCGCTGGCCCTTGGGATCATCCTGGACGGCGCGCAGGTATGGCTGGCCTCGACCGGACAAGATGCGAGCTATTTCCTTCGTGCCGGAGGCTTGTTTCTCGGCTGCAGTTTCGCTCTGTGGTTATCGCAGCATAGGGACGTACGCGTCGCCCCATCGTGGGGTTATGTGGGGGTTCTGGTACTGAGCGTGGGAGTGGTCGTAGCTGGGGTCTGGCCCGCTTTCAGCTCGTTGGCCTATGTGGCGGCTGCGGCCGGGACGGTTGCAATCATTGCGTCCATAGTGGCGGGCACCCGCAGCCGCTTTGCCTTGAAGTCGGTCCTCTCAGTGCCACCTGTCGTCTACATAGGAAAGATTAGTTACGAGTTGTACATCTGGCACTACCCGGTGGCAATCCTCTTCATGCTCGCCATCGGGACAAATCAGCTGATCAACGTAGGTTGGTATGCCATACCGGCAAGCGCCGTCTTGGCAGTCCTCACGCATCATGCCCTCCTCAAGCCCGCCGCCCGGTGGAAGACGAAGTTCTCCTGA
- a CDS encoding rhamnosyltransferase WsaF family glycosyltransferase, with product MGLQSLNFPLNSEDVSSSVDISLGEPGTREGPLNIGWLITPPIPGAGGHTTLFRMVQGMEERGHRCTILIYNRSDGAMDRHRSVIRKCWPGVTADIQPVPASFDGFDACVASSWETAHVLAARMPRLGGLAPYYFIQDYEPYFHPRGSLYALAEDSYRFGFKLLALGPMVADVLKREVGVQAKILPFGSDVSTYRLTNTSGRSGVVFFAKPEAERRGYDLGRLALQEFHRMHPRQEIHIYGARVTGWGVPVQQHGRVSPRELNELYNRTISGLALSFTNITLVAAEMLAAGNVPVLNDDRSSRSVLTNPEAVWAAPSPTVLASTLSDVVAAADTAERSARAASHREHTWAETQASFAEALTGREFSPLRSG from the coding sequence ATGGGTCTGCAGTCCCTTAACTTCCCGCTGAATTCGGAAGACGTGTCCAGTTCCGTCGATATCAGCTTGGGAGAGCCCGGGACCCGCGAGGGGCCACTGAACATTGGCTGGCTCATTACGCCGCCCATCCCGGGCGCGGGCGGTCATACGACTCTTTTCCGGATGGTCCAGGGGATGGAAGAGCGGGGCCACCGCTGCACGATTTTGATTTACAACCGGAGCGATGGAGCGATGGACCGGCACCGGTCGGTCATCAGGAAATGCTGGCCTGGTGTAACGGCTGATATCCAGCCTGTCCCCGCAAGTTTCGATGGTTTTGATGCCTGCGTGGCCAGTTCATGGGAAACTGCTCACGTTCTCGCAGCCCGCATGCCCCGCCTCGGGGGCCTTGCACCCTACTACTTCATCCAGGACTACGAGCCGTACTTTCACCCTCGCGGGTCACTTTACGCACTCGCTGAGGACAGCTACCGCTTCGGCTTCAAGCTACTAGCTCTTGGGCCGATGGTTGCAGACGTGCTGAAACGGGAGGTCGGCGTCCAGGCAAAAATCCTGCCCTTTGGCAGTGACGTAAGTACGTATCGGCTGACGAACACGAGCGGCCGCTCCGGAGTCGTATTCTTTGCCAAACCCGAGGCTGAACGCAGAGGTTACGATTTGGGTCGCCTGGCACTACAGGAATTCCATCGGATGCACCCCAGACAGGAGATCCACATTTATGGAGCACGCGTGACTGGATGGGGTGTTCCAGTACAGCAGCATGGAAGGGTTTCTCCCCGAGAGCTCAATGAGCTCTATAACCGAACCATTTCCGGACTCGCCCTTAGCTTCACTAACATCACTCTGGTCGCAGCGGAAATGCTGGCCGCGGGCAACGTCCCGGTCCTCAACGATGACCGGTCTTCCCGATCGGTCCTGACCAACCCGGAGGCCGTTTGGGCTGCACCCAGCCCCACCGTTTTAGCCAGCACCCTAAGTGACGTTGTCGCTGCCGCCGATACGGCCGAACGCTCAGCAAGGGCTGCCTCGCATCGCGAACACACATGGGCCGAAACCCAGGCCAGCTTTGCCGAGGCGCTGACCGGTCGCGAGTTCAGCCCCTTGCGCTCTGGCTAG
- a CDS encoding DegT/DnrJ/EryC1/StrS family aminotransferase, with protein sequence MNEPKQQLRVPLVDITAQQEEIREELEPQLLDILTRAAFIGGKEVELFEQQYAEFLGARHCIGSGNGTDALEMALSAAGVGPGQEVIVPANTFIATVEAVLRIGARPVLADVDQEHLLLDPESVRKSVTSRTAAIIPVHLFGQVAPVERLVPIAEEFGAVIIEDAAQAQGATRFNRAAGTLGHLAATSFYPGKNLGAAGDAGAVTTDDDAAARHVRLLGAHGSEHKYQHEIMGRNSRLDTIQAAVLSCKLRRLAGWNELRREAATNYHHLLADIDQLKLPWSSPGNSDVWHLFVVRLANRDVIADRLEQAGISTAVHYPVPIHRTNAWKRLGLPCASFPVAELAARQILSIPIYPHITPEQQRRVATALKDALAGGSK encoded by the coding sequence TTGAACGAGCCAAAACAACAACTCCGTGTGCCTTTGGTTGACATCACAGCACAGCAGGAGGAGATCCGGGAGGAACTCGAACCCCAACTGTTGGATATTCTGACGCGGGCTGCGTTCATAGGCGGCAAAGAGGTGGAGCTGTTCGAGCAGCAGTACGCCGAGTTTCTCGGCGCTCGTCACTGCATCGGCTCGGGCAATGGCACGGACGCATTGGAAATGGCGCTAAGCGCGGCGGGTGTAGGACCTGGCCAGGAAGTAATCGTCCCGGCCAACACTTTTATCGCTACCGTCGAGGCGGTCCTCAGAATCGGTGCGCGGCCAGTCCTGGCCGATGTAGATCAGGAGCATCTGCTGCTGGATCCCGAGTCGGTGCGGAAGTCAGTAACGAGCCGGACGGCCGCCATCATCCCGGTGCATCTCTTCGGACAAGTTGCCCCCGTGGAACGCTTGGTGCCCATCGCCGAAGAGTTCGGGGCCGTCATCATCGAAGACGCGGCGCAGGCTCAGGGCGCCACCAGGTTCAACAGGGCCGCAGGGACGCTCGGGCACCTCGCGGCCACGAGCTTCTATCCGGGCAAGAATTTAGGAGCAGCCGGAGACGCTGGAGCGGTCACCACGGACGATGACGCAGCGGCCCGACATGTACGGCTGCTTGGTGCTCACGGCAGCGAACACAAATATCAGCACGAGATCATGGGCCGTAATTCCCGCCTGGACACCATCCAGGCCGCCGTTCTTTCGTGCAAATTGCGACGTCTGGCGGGGTGGAACGAACTACGCCGAGAAGCAGCCACCAACTACCACCACCTCCTGGCTGATATCGACCAACTGAAACTGCCGTGGTCATCTCCAGGAAATTCCGACGTCTGGCATCTATTCGTCGTCCGCCTAGCCAATCGTGACGTCATTGCAGACCGCCTCGAGCAGGCCGGCATCTCTACCGCAGTGCATTACCCGGTACCCATCCATCGAACGAACGCCTGGAAAAGACTGGGCCTGCCCTGCGCGAGCTTCCCAGTCGCCGAATTGGCCGCCCGGCAGATTCTGTCCATCCCCATCTATCCGCACATCACACCGGAACAACAGCGGCGTGTGGCGACGGCGTTAAAAGACGCACTGGCGGGGGGGTCGAAGTGA
- a CDS encoding lipopolysaccharide biosynthesis protein, with protein sequence MSSGPADAGPVETVKAGLKGGLAWGAIGVASGRALQFVTMLVLARILAPEHFGALAVAQVIQAIAVNVTELGATAALARGDRDPHEIAPTILTLGLVTSAVITGGVVILAPTLANLMGDPGAVGVIQILAITILLSGCSGVPAAMVWRNYLQRPRAFIEVAGAALTLAAAIPMAQDGMGAYALVWSRVAGQVLSTIGYWIITPTRFRPGFDRAAAAYVLRLGLPLALANLVVFATLNLDYVIVGRQLGPAELGVYLLAFSLANLPSSLITAIIRTVAVPTFGRLHKAGLLDQAAPDVLALAAFLAMPISALLVALAGPIVQVLYGPTWQGAAAAMIGLGIFGAGRIVSEILADLCVGGGRTAGLFWVQMLWLTCLIPALLTGVSSSGVGGAGMAHAVVIWLAVLPVYFFLVGRVIKTSVKRMLAPSFVPLGAAAGAGTISWLASNWVTPPFLALACGCLAGIVLYLALTLRAARRTYSRLRLLSDTGPDQGERPEVEAAPPPTTTIAVQTTTRSPN encoded by the coding sequence ATGAGTTCCGGACCAGCCGACGCGGGCCCGGTCGAAACAGTTAAGGCAGGACTCAAAGGAGGCCTCGCCTGGGGAGCCATAGGTGTCGCATCCGGGAGGGCTCTGCAGTTCGTTACGATGCTCGTCCTGGCCCGGATCCTGGCTCCGGAGCATTTCGGTGCGCTGGCAGTAGCCCAGGTGATTCAAGCCATCGCAGTCAACGTGACGGAACTCGGTGCTACCGCAGCGTTGGCCCGTGGTGACAGGGACCCGCACGAAATCGCGCCGACGATTCTGACTCTGGGCTTGGTGACGAGTGCGGTGATTACGGGCGGCGTGGTCATCCTTGCGCCAACCCTGGCCAACCTGATGGGGGATCCTGGAGCGGTAGGAGTTATTCAAATCCTGGCGATCACCATCCTTCTGTCTGGGTGTTCGGGAGTGCCGGCGGCCATGGTATGGCGAAACTACCTTCAGCGGCCTCGGGCGTTTATCGAAGTAGCTGGAGCGGCACTCACCCTTGCAGCGGCGATTCCGATGGCACAGGACGGCATGGGAGCCTACGCGCTCGTCTGGTCCCGGGTGGCCGGACAGGTTCTTTCGACAATTGGGTATTGGATAATTACTCCCACCCGCTTTCGTCCCGGTTTTGACCGGGCAGCGGCAGCCTACGTCCTGCGTCTTGGGTTACCACTGGCTTTGGCCAACCTCGTGGTTTTCGCCACGCTTAACCTTGACTACGTCATCGTCGGCCGGCAGCTCGGACCCGCGGAGCTGGGCGTTTACCTTCTCGCCTTCAGCCTGGCGAACTTGCCCAGCAGTTTGATTACCGCCATTATCCGCACGGTCGCGGTGCCTACATTCGGCCGGCTCCATAAGGCAGGTCTCCTGGACCAGGCTGCACCCGATGTCTTGGCGTTGGCCGCATTCCTGGCTATGCCGATCTCCGCGTTGTTGGTAGCACTGGCAGGTCCGATCGTTCAGGTGCTATACGGCCCCACCTGGCAGGGCGCTGCAGCCGCCATGATCGGCTTGGGAATCTTTGGAGCGGGCAGGATCGTATCGGAAATCCTGGCGGACCTGTGCGTCGGCGGCGGCCGGACAGCAGGCCTGTTCTGGGTGCAGATGCTTTGGTTGACCTGCCTCATCCCAGCCCTCTTAACGGGTGTTTCCTCTTCGGGGGTAGGCGGTGCAGGAATGGCCCACGCTGTTGTGATCTGGCTGGCAGTCCTCCCGGTCTACTTCTTCCTGGTCGGGAGAGTTATCAAAACATCCGTTAAACGAATGCTTGCGCCATCCTTTGTCCCGCTTGGTGCGGCTGCCGGAGCCGGAACCATCAGCTGGCTCGCCTCAAATTGGGTCACCCCGCCGTTCCTCGCGCTTGCCTGTGGTTGCCTCGCCGGCATTGTGCTCTACCTGGCACTGACACTGCGGGCCGCTAGGCGGACGTACTCACGCCTGAGACTGTTGAGCGACACCGGGCCGGATCAGGGCGAGAGGCCCGAGGTGGAGGCCGCCCCACCTCCGACGACAACAATCGCCGTCCAGACAACCACCAGGAGCCCGAATTGA
- a CDS encoding glycosyltransferase family 2 protein, translating to MRVSWPREAKDFATVTAVIPCYNYGKYLPQVVHSVLMQKRVEAKIIIVDDASPDGSVKIANALAEGDPRINVVAHEKNMGHIASYNDGLARVETEFVTLVSADDIVAPGALSRATDLMMTHPRVGLVYGLPSEFRGEPKATWDADGAHRSSWIIWPGKEWLWWACLRGRNFIFSPEVVMRTTAMRQVGAYNKELPHSADLEYWIRAAARWDIGRINGPSQAYYRVHDSNMHVTTYNTLQLDLEHRLAAFLVLATPEVEHRLPNGAHLLELARRGICREALLLAERNLDSGGPAQASLEFLTVATAAHPVAASTLRGRSVRSRIRRAQTGAAPTGFQSFTESYRHQLNRARWVAWRKVGIS from the coding sequence ATGAGGGTCTCATGGCCTCGGGAGGCCAAAGATTTTGCAACTGTCACCGCTGTCATTCCTTGCTACAACTACGGAAAGTACCTCCCCCAAGTTGTTCATAGCGTACTGATGCAGAAGCGGGTTGAGGCGAAGATCATCATTGTTGACGACGCCTCACCGGATGGTTCGGTCAAGATAGCCAACGCCCTCGCCGAGGGCGATCCCAGGATCAATGTTGTGGCCCATGAGAAAAACATGGGGCACATTGCAAGCTACAACGATGGCCTCGCGAGGGTGGAAACAGAATTTGTGACACTGGTGTCAGCGGATGACATCGTGGCACCAGGGGCCCTGTCCAGGGCAACGGACCTGATGATGACCCACCCCCGCGTGGGCCTGGTCTACGGTTTGCCGTCGGAATTCCGTGGAGAACCCAAGGCTACCTGGGATGCGGATGGCGCGCACAGAAGCAGCTGGATTATCTGGCCAGGTAAGGAGTGGCTGTGGTGGGCCTGCCTCCGTGGGAGGAACTTCATCTTTTCGCCAGAGGTGGTGATGCGCACGACTGCCATGCGGCAAGTGGGTGCATACAACAAGGAACTTCCACATTCAGCGGACCTTGAATACTGGATCCGCGCGGCTGCACGTTGGGATATCGGACGAATAAACGGACCCTCCCAAGCCTATTACAGGGTCCATGACAGCAACATGCATGTCACCACTTACAACACTCTGCAGTTGGACTTGGAGCATAGGCTTGCTGCCTTCCTGGTGCTGGCAACACCTGAAGTTGAGCATCGTCTGCCCAATGGTGCTCACCTCCTTGAACTCGCTAGGAGGGGGATTTGCCGGGAAGCGCTCCTGCTGGCGGAGCGGAACCTGGACAGTGGCGGACCTGCTCAGGCTTCCCTCGAGTTTCTTACCGTCGCGACCGCAGCCCATCCGGTTGCTGCCAGCACATTACGCGGCCGAAGTGTCCGCTCCAGGATCCGACGTGCCCAGACTGGAGCGGCACCGACCGGATTCCAGAGCTTCACGGAAAGCTACAGGCACCAGCTGAATCGTGCGCGTTGGGTAGCGTGGCGCAAAGTGGGGATTTCATGA
- a CDS encoding acetyltransferase, which produces MGELILIAASGLAREVLAMVRSSGEYDVVGLLDDDVEMTGVSVDGAPVLGIIDDAARYTHAFVLVCIGSGKVREAVVERLTAQGLTEDRYATAVDPSVQYPDGCHVGRGSILLRNVTLTAAVTLGSHVVAMPSVTFTHDDDVADFATFAAGVSLGGGVRIGRAAYLGMNSSVRERTSVGAYATVGMGAAVLSNVPDGQTWVGVPAHEIDRDSFRIGGMS; this is translated from the coding sequence ATGGGTGAGCTAATCCTGATAGCTGCCAGCGGCCTGGCGCGCGAAGTCCTGGCGATGGTACGCAGCAGTGGTGAGTACGACGTCGTCGGCCTGCTTGACGACGACGTCGAAATGACCGGCGTAAGCGTGGACGGGGCCCCGGTCCTCGGGATTATCGATGACGCCGCCAGGTACACGCACGCGTTTGTGCTGGTATGCATCGGTTCCGGGAAGGTGCGGGAAGCGGTGGTGGAACGCCTGACTGCGCAAGGCCTCACCGAGGACAGGTACGCCACGGCGGTGGACCCTTCAGTCCAATACCCCGATGGCTGTCACGTGGGAAGAGGCAGCATCCTGTTGCGGAACGTCACGCTCACCGCCGCCGTCACGCTGGGATCACATGTCGTTGCCATGCCTTCTGTTACCTTCACGCACGACGACGACGTGGCGGACTTCGCGACGTTCGCTGCGGGAGTTTCACTGGGCGGCGGAGTCCGGATTGGCCGGGCAGCGTACCTGGGCATGAACTCCAGCGTGCGCGAGCGGACTTCCGTGGGCGCCTACGCCACAGTGGGGATGGGCGCGGCGGTACTGAGCAACGTCCCCGACGGCCAGACCTGGGTGGGCGTGCCAGCGCACGAGATTGACAGGGACAGCTTCCGGATTGGCGGGATGTCATGA
- a CDS encoding DegT/DnrJ/EryC1/StrS family aminotransferase, translating into MTVEPVLARINVMKPWLGDEEARALAEVVASGWVAQGPRVKEFESRFAEYQGVRHAVATSSCTTALHLALVVAGIGPGDDVVVPSLSFIATANAVTYVGARPVFCDVDPTTGNVTAETIFAALTLDTRAVIVVDQGGVPLDLDPIRELCDRHEITVIEDAACAVGSTYKGRPVGVGADVAVWSFHPRKILTTGEGGMLTSNRADWAARARTLREHSMSVSAADRHGSLLAAPEAYLEVGFNYRMTDLQAAVGIIQLGRLPEVLERRRDIAARYVAGLSRVPGLRMVSDPPYGTTNFQSFWVEVLPSFGTTRDGLMEQLAEAGISARRGIMAAHRQPAYRWRDAGDSLLQQTERLNDRTLILPVYHELDDEGVSRIISTIRGAAAGMQTNG; encoded by the coding sequence ATGACTGTTGAACCAGTCCTCGCCCGGATCAATGTGATGAAGCCATGGCTCGGTGACGAGGAAGCCCGGGCATTGGCCGAAGTGGTGGCATCTGGATGGGTGGCACAGGGGCCCAGGGTCAAGGAGTTTGAGTCCCGCTTTGCCGAGTACCAGGGCGTCCGCCACGCCGTGGCCACCTCCAGTTGCACCACTGCCCTGCACCTGGCCCTGGTGGTGGCAGGGATTGGACCGGGGGACGACGTTGTGGTGCCGTCCCTGTCCTTCATCGCCACTGCCAACGCGGTGACGTACGTCGGTGCCCGGCCGGTGTTCTGCGACGTGGACCCTACCACCGGGAACGTGACCGCTGAAACCATTTTTGCCGCGCTCACTCTTGACACCCGTGCGGTGATCGTGGTGGACCAGGGCGGCGTGCCGCTGGATCTGGACCCCATCCGCGAGCTGTGCGACCGGCACGAAATCACCGTGATCGAGGATGCCGCGTGTGCTGTGGGATCAACGTACAAGGGCAGGCCCGTGGGTGTCGGGGCGGATGTCGCCGTGTGGTCTTTCCATCCGCGCAAAATCCTCACCACTGGTGAAGGCGGGATGCTCACCAGCAATCGGGCCGACTGGGCAGCCAGGGCCAGGACATTGCGTGAGCATTCCATGAGCGTGTCAGCCGCGGACCGGCACGGATCACTATTGGCCGCCCCTGAGGCCTATCTCGAGGTGGGGTTCAACTACCGGATGACGGACCTTCAGGCCGCCGTCGGAATCATCCAGCTGGGCCGGTTGCCGGAGGTGTTGGAACGGCGGCGGGACATCGCCGCACGGTATGTTGCCGGCCTCTCCAGAGTGCCGGGCCTGCGGATGGTGTCAGACCCGCCCTACGGCACCACCAACTTCCAGTCGTTCTGGGTGGAGGTCCTTCCCAGCTTTGGAACCACGCGGGACGGGCTAATGGAACAGTTGGCAGAAGCCGGGATCTCGGCCCGACGCGGCATTATGGCGGCCCACCGTCAGCCTGCCTACCGCTGGCGCGATGCAGGCGATTCCCTGCTTCAGCAGACAGAACGGCTAAACGACAGGACCTTGATCCTTCCCGTCTACCACGAACTGGACGATGAAGGGGTGAGCAGGATCATCAGCACCATCCGTGGTGCGGCTGCAGGGATGCAAACAAATGGGTGA
- a CDS encoding NAD-dependent epimerase/dehydratase family protein — translation MSRLEGANVLVTGGAGTIGSTLVDVLLAAGVSRIDVLDNLVRGRLDNLASALASGRVELVQGSIQDRDLVHDLTTEKDLVFHQAAIRITQCAEEPRLALEVLVDGTFNVLEAAAEHKVTKLVAASSASVYGMAEEFPTTERHHHANNDTFYGAAKSFNEGMARSFRAMTGLDYVVLRYFNVYGPRMDVHGLYTEVLVRWMERIMDGQPPLIFGDGLQTMDFVHTADVARANVLAAGSDIAAGIYNVASGTETNLLEMAEALLRVMDSGLEVEHGPARPVNSVVRRLADTSAAARDLGFKAEVELEEGLRQLVSWWTPLRDEIAAARKVGA, via the coding sequence GTGAGTCGGCTGGAGGGAGCCAACGTCCTGGTCACCGGCGGAGCCGGCACCATCGGGTCCACCCTCGTGGACGTGCTGTTGGCCGCCGGCGTAAGCCGGATCGATGTGCTGGACAACCTGGTCCGTGGTCGGCTGGACAACCTCGCCAGCGCCCTTGCCTCGGGACGGGTTGAACTGGTGCAGGGGAGCATCCAGGACCGGGACCTGGTGCACGACCTCACCACGGAAAAGGATCTGGTATTCCACCAGGCCGCCATCCGCATCACCCAATGCGCGGAGGAGCCCCGGCTGGCCCTGGAGGTGCTGGTAGACGGAACGTTCAACGTCCTGGAGGCCGCCGCAGAACACAAGGTGACCAAGCTGGTGGCCGCGTCCAGCGCCTCCGTCTATGGGATGGCCGAGGAATTTCCCACCACCGAACGGCATCACCACGCCAACAACGACACCTTCTACGGCGCCGCCAAGTCCTTCAACGAAGGCATGGCCCGGAGCTTCCGCGCCATGACCGGCCTTGACTACGTGGTTCTGCGCTACTTCAACGTCTACGGGCCCCGGATGGACGTGCATGGCCTATATACCGAAGTCCTGGTCCGGTGGATGGAGCGGATCATGGACGGGCAACCACCGCTGATCTTCGGTGACGGCCTCCAGACCATGGACTTCGTCCACACCGCCGACGTGGCCCGCGCCAACGTGCTGGCGGCCGGCAGTGACATCGCCGCGGGAATCTACAACGTGGCCAGCGGCACTGAAACGAACCTGCTGGAAATGGCTGAGGCACTGCTGCGGGTGATGGACTCCGGCCTTGAGGTAGAACATGGGCCCGCGCGGCCCGTGAACAGCGTTGTCCGCCGGCTGGCCGATACCTCAGCGGCCGCCCGGGACCTCGGCTTTAAAGCAGAGGTGGAACTCGAAGAAGGACTCCGGCAACTCGTCAGTTGGTGGACGCCGCTGCGGGATGAGATTGCCGCTGCGCGAAAGGTTGGTGCCTAA
- a CDS encoding Gfo/Idh/MocA family protein: MRAFNNSFHAGTHPQPAPKLRIAVVGAGYWGPNLARNLQASPDWDLVAICDLDIERARKLAATIGDIACVESLDELLDTFEVDAVAIATPARTHHGTVMTALRAGKHVLVEKPLADSREHGLEMVSEAQANGLVLMADHTYCYTPAVLKMQELVQSGSLGEILFVDSTRINLGLVQPDVDVFWDLAPHDLAILDFVLPGGLNPAEVSAFGADPLGTGRDCVGHLNFRLPNDATAHVHVNWLSPTKIRQMVIGGSLRTLVWDDLNPQQRLSVYDRGVSLDGQPKSTGEKASTAVSYRLGDTWSPALPEREALGEVVQELAACIRSGQEARTGGASGLRVLSVLEAVTRSLARDGQPAPVIGSAMAGTGAALEGAL; the protein is encoded by the coding sequence ATGAGAGCATTCAACAATTCATTCCACGCCGGCACCCATCCGCAGCCTGCGCCAAAACTCCGGATCGCCGTCGTCGGTGCCGGCTACTGGGGACCAAACCTGGCGCGCAACCTCCAGGCCAGCCCGGACTGGGATCTGGTGGCTATCTGCGACCTGGACATCGAACGGGCGCGCAAACTGGCCGCCACCATCGGGGACATCGCCTGCGTCGAATCCCTTGATGAGTTACTGGACACGTTTGAGGTGGACGCGGTTGCAATCGCGACGCCGGCGCGCACCCACCATGGAACGGTCATGACGGCGTTACGCGCCGGAAAGCACGTCCTGGTGGAAAAGCCGTTGGCAGACAGCAGGGAACATGGGCTGGAGATGGTGTCCGAAGCCCAGGCAAACGGGCTGGTCCTGATGGCGGACCACACCTACTGCTACACACCGGCGGTCCTCAAAATGCAGGAGCTTGTGCAGTCCGGATCGCTCGGCGAAATCCTGTTCGTTGATTCCACCCGGATCAATCTGGGACTGGTGCAGCCAGACGTGGACGTCTTTTGGGACCTGGCCCCGCATGATCTCGCCATCCTTGACTTCGTCCTTCCGGGAGGCCTCAACCCTGCCGAAGTGTCCGCGTTCGGCGCGGACCCGCTCGGAACCGGACGGGACTGCGTGGGACACCTGAACTTCCGGCTGCCCAATGATGCCACCGCGCATGTGCATGTGAACTGGTTGAGCCCCACCAAGATCCGCCAAATGGTGATCGGCGGATCCCTGCGGACGCTGGTCTGGGACGACCTTAATCCCCAGCAGCGGCTCAGCGTCTATGACCGCGGCGTGAGCTTGGACGGGCAACCTAAATCAACTGGCGAGAAAGCGTCCACGGCTGTTTCCTACCGCCTGGGTGATACCTGGTCCCCCGCCCTGCCGGAGCGTGAAGCCCTCGGCGAGGTGGTGCAGGAACTGGCAGCTTGCATCCGCAGTGGCCAGGAGGCCCGGACCGGGGGCGCATCCGGACTTCGGGTGTTGTCCGTCCTCGAAGCCGTTACCCGCAGCCTGGCCCGCGACGGGCAGCCTGCCCCAGTGATTGGTTCCGCCATGGCTGGAACCGGTGCCGCGTTGGAAGGTGCGCTGTGA